One stretch of Lytechinus variegatus isolate NC3 chromosome 17, Lvar_3.0, whole genome shotgun sequence DNA includes these proteins:
- the LOC121430830 gene encoding uncharacterized protein LOC121430830, with the protein MADRFLEDHNSCDECGEKWLSTVNDREPNARYFTRRNLCSRCARGKCAKTILDSPTSSSLSNMRCCEHRHRDIFLYCMKCRQPICDVCVLLTHSGHEYQDINKVVEERRESARELLGKILDKDKELVFDRRNIDECTEAVNERFKRLTFAVLVRVEDRSRNIEEDYRVSVRKIESRAKDEKLKIDRWKDNRLREMKEEKDAKSREIKQRQITLMHELDEVKQKLLAQIEEVREGLDSADEIIMEAKGLAERTLDYGSQELIQMDGPMTSNSRLAGCMELELDQDMINTVKDIAESVKFEPEKSDVDDVNLLGRFVTTAPAWCKEHTIQVGLPKFRLLNATTDTNRVAFTGENDDDQYGLYTMNIENGSTNLVTSESHCITDSSSIEADLMAVCRKGRTAIEVWNTQRGKVKRHIKVPRSWSHTCLTVDHDGMIIARNHSNTQGKLNVYRSDNGEKVRSIPYNGTIYSLHALSNGRLVIQSAATELVIINSIGATCANINHEVWQWVRCAVARDDSIIVAYGRKDDPSAIYVDSYSSNGEFLDHVTKQRCCPSLDHIAVVVTRSGKIVLQNGDDVMIYDRLIPLIPVTSSTRTIDTVSRLSTSSPPRSPTRRTIFMCIPT; encoded by the coding sequence ATGGCAGATCGGTTTCTGGAGGACCACAACTCATGCGACGAGTGCGGTGAGAAATGGCTGAGTACGGTCAATGATAGGGAGCCCAATGCCAGATACTTCACGAGAAGAAATCTCTGTTCCAGATGTGCGCGGGGAAAGTGTGCTAAAACGATATTGGATTCCCCGACGTCTTCTTCGCTTTCAAACATGAGGTGCTGTGAGCATCGACATCGggatatttttctctattgcaTGAAATGCCGCCAGCCAATATGTGATGTTTGTGTGCTCCTTACCCACTCAGGACACGAATATCAGGATATTAATAAAGTGGTGGAAGAAAGGCGTGAAAGCGCCAGAGAATTACTCGGGAAAATTCTTGATAAGGACAAGGAGCTCGTGTTCGATCGTCGTAATATTGATGAATGCACTGAGGCTGTCAACGAGCGCTTCAAGAGACTGACATTCGCAGTGCTTGTCCGCGTTGAGGATAGGTCAAGAAACATTGAGGAGGACTACCGCGTTTCTGTAAGAAAGATCGAAAGTCGCGCAAAAGACGAGAAATTAAAGATAGACAGATGGAAAGACAATCGCTTGAGAGAgatgaaagaggaaaaagatGCGAAGAGCCGAGAAATCAAGCAAAGACAAATCACACTCATGCATGAGCTCGATGAAGTGAAGCAGAAGCTGCTGGCTCAGATCGAAGAGGTTCGAGAAGGTTTGGATTCAGCCGATGAGATTATAATGGAAGCGAAAGGACTCGCAGAACGGACACTGGATTACGGGAGCCAGGAATTAATACAAATGGACGGTCCAATGACATCTAACTCCCGTCTTGCTGGATGTATGGAGCTGGAGCTCGACCAGGACATGATTAATACAGTCAAAGATATCGCAGAGAGCGTGAAGTTTGAACCAGAAAAGAGCGATGTTGACGATGTGAACTTACTTGGTCGGTTCGTCACCACTGCCCCTGCCTGGTGCAAGGAGCACACTATTCAAGTCGGTCTTCCAAAGTTTCGGTTGTTGAATGCGACCACGGACACAAATCGCGTGGCTTTTACGGGCGAGAACGACGATGATCAGTACGGGCTATATACGATGAATATTGAAAATGGAAGCACGAACCTTGTAACATCTGAAAGTCATTGTATCACAGACTCATCTTCAATCGAGGCCGATTTAATGGCAGTGTGCCGAAAAGGGCGAACGGCGATCGAAGTTTGGAATACGCAACGTGGAAAGGTGAAGCGGCACATTAAAGTTCCACGATCGTGGTCTCATACATGCCTCACCGTTGACCACGACGGCATGATCATCGCTCGCAATCACTCCAACACCCAGGGGAAACTTAACGTCTACCGGTCCGACAACGGTGAAAAAGTCCGCTCCATTCCGTACAATGGAACAATTTACAGTCTCCATGCGTTGTCGAACGGTCGTCTCGTCATCCAATCGGCAGCGACTGAGTTGGTTATTATAAACAGTATCGGAGCTACATGCGCCAACATCAATCACGAGGTCTGGCAGTGGGTACGATGTGCTGTAGCAAGGGATGACTCCATCATTGTCGCATACGGAAGGAAAGATGACCCCTCGGCGATTTACGTTGACTCCTATTCATCCAATGGCGAATTTCTTGACCATGTGACGAAACAGCGATGTTGCCCGTCCCTCGATCACATTGCCGTGGTCGTGACGAGATCGGGGAAGATCGTGCTCCAGAACGGTGACGATGTAATGATCTATGATCGCCTGATCCCCCTGATTCCCGTGACTTCGTCCACCAGGACGATTGACACGGTCTCAAGGTTGTCGACGTCTTCGCCGCCGAGATCGCCGACTCGCCGAACTATTTTCATGTGTATTCCGACATGA